One window of the Arthrobacter sp. D5-1 genome contains the following:
- a CDS encoding alpha/beta hydrolase-fold protein, which translates to MDDLLKLEISGPVVMTIAGAIGVVFFLVLFLRPSARWALTAIIAIVSAALLGWLTVWIIEDVMDVFHVGLTPRVWFWAISCFAALGLSVVSFRHSRAWRKVVAAVSIPVFVLVAGLGINTEFGLNKTLGSALGISTEGAIQLNKPNPDASIPAGPLWQSWKPPATMPSKGKVGTQVIPPTASGFEARPAGIYLPPAALTDNPPRLPLFVLMMGQPGLPDPQYVSAALDDFAAKNNGLAPIAIVADQIGPDENDTLCLDTTKYGNVEKYINEDVVNWAKANLTILPDREHWTIAGYSNGGQCAISFAVKYPKMWGNVVDISGEEFPGAEDPAGNLATIFGGNQADYDAQKPINIMKGKQFPDTTAVFTVGSDDVTYVAAAKAVSAAAQAAGMTVTYYEVPNGGHVGLALNAGLAKGFEVLYPRLGLSR; encoded by the coding sequence ATGGACGACCTCCTGAAACTTGAGATCAGCGGCCCTGTAGTCATGACCATTGCCGGGGCGATCGGCGTCGTGTTCTTTCTGGTGCTTTTCCTCAGGCCGTCAGCCCGGTGGGCGCTGACCGCGATCATTGCCATTGTTTCCGCTGCCCTGCTGGGGTGGCTGACGGTGTGGATCATCGAGGACGTCATGGACGTCTTCCATGTTGGCCTGACTCCCCGCGTATGGTTCTGGGCCATCTCCTGCTTCGCCGCGCTGGGACTGTCGGTGGTCAGCTTCCGCCACAGCCGTGCTTGGCGGAAAGTGGTGGCTGCAGTCTCCATCCCCGTTTTTGTCCTCGTCGCGGGGCTGGGCATCAACACCGAGTTCGGGCTGAACAAGACCTTGGGCTCGGCCCTGGGGATTTCCACCGAAGGCGCCATCCAGTTGAACAAGCCCAACCCGGACGCCTCCATACCGGCAGGACCACTGTGGCAAAGCTGGAAACCCCCGGCCACCATGCCATCCAAGGGCAAGGTGGGCACCCAGGTGATACCGCCGACGGCCTCCGGATTTGAGGCCAGGCCCGCCGGCATCTACCTGCCTCCCGCGGCCCTGACGGACAATCCTCCCCGGCTTCCCCTGTTCGTCCTCATGATGGGCCAACCAGGCCTACCCGACCCCCAGTACGTCTCGGCGGCACTGGATGACTTCGCGGCGAAGAACAACGGCCTGGCGCCGATTGCGATCGTGGCTGACCAGATCGGCCCGGATGAGAACGACACCCTCTGTTTGGACACCACCAAGTACGGCAACGTAGAGAAGTACATCAATGAGGACGTAGTGAACTGGGCCAAAGCCAACCTCACCATCCTCCCGGACCGGGAGCATTGGACCATCGCCGGTTACTCCAACGGCGGCCAGTGCGCCATCTCCTTCGCCGTTAAGTACCCGAAAATGTGGGGCAACGTGGTGGACATCTCCGGCGAAGAGTTCCCGGGAGCCGAGGACCCCGCAGGCAACCTCGCAACCATCTTCGGCGGCAACCAGGCCGACTACGACGCCCAGAAGCCCATCAACATCATGAAGGGCAAGCAGTTCCCTGATACGACAGCCGTCTTCACTGTCGGATCCGACGACGTGACGTATGTAGCCGCGGCGAAAGCTGTCTCCGCCGCTGCACAGGCGGCGGGCATGACGGTGACCTATTACGAGGTCCCCAACGGCGGCCACGTGGGACTGGCCCTCAATGCGGGCCTGGCCAAAGGCTTCGAGGTGCTGTATCCCCGGCTGGGGCTCTCCCGCTAG
- a CDS encoding phosphatidylglycerol lysyltransferase domain-containing protein, which produces MSAAGGLRGGIRGLATVRRLPLALGLAVLLWILGAATGSLLNGPSEALLDQVGLGLAVEPGPWWSIFTSAFFASSLLDYLACTAAILVGVGIAERVMGQWLALVAFIAGSALSALVLVALVAFGTDASDQWLSFLGGEYVVGAYGGAAATLGCATAALDALWRRRLRTWLLAATLMFALFVGVAQTLQALAGAVIGILAGWAVQSLVLRRRAGSLHSSSLRETRFLVGTVVGVFAVGPLLTQLTGTWEIGPLSVVSEVMLQASPDADEVKEACNNDTNCVTLQSIVGVQSFGAAILTLIPVLLLLVCAEGLRRGRRLAYRLTLVIQAYLAAVTVLSIIQYITDPDVALGDDDFGYLLLYAVPAVLAPVIIVALLLANRHKFRVESSDAGYRVLGRTSLILAVAAIVLYVAFWFVEGNPGRSTLWDLAGQLTHILVPFPVPFVVALPQGLLSTVVYGLGGDIIWLCILVLVLNNFRRFRMLATDPAADLGHTRELLHDGGGTLSWMALWDNNQYWFTPDRKAGVAYQVHNGVALTVAGPFGAEEHHADAATGFLKHCAGLGLIPCFYSATEELDAPLEPRGFRKLEVAEETLLNVQAMTFKGKEWQNVRTALNRAEKLSIKDHWYPYQGMPPGVRAQLPEISEEWVADKALPEMGFTLGGLNELKDPEVLCCVAVDDEGLVHGVTSWLPVFRNGVISGWTLDFMRRRTTGFKGVMEFLIASAVTHFKEEVPQISLSGSPLANAGADGAEGDRSSLDRVLALLGNALEPMYGFKSLAAFKSRFQPEHRTLYMYYQDPLALPSIGIAVGSAYLPGLSPAQSAGLLRQMVAREPAA; this is translated from the coding sequence ATGAGCGCGGCTGGTGGATTGCGGGGCGGTATCCGCGGCTTGGCCACGGTGCGCCGGCTGCCCCTGGCACTGGGCCTGGCAGTACTGCTGTGGATCCTGGGGGCTGCGACAGGGAGCCTGTTGAATGGGCCCAGCGAGGCGTTGCTGGACCAAGTAGGTCTGGGATTGGCCGTGGAGCCAGGGCCATGGTGGTCGATTTTCACGTCGGCGTTCTTTGCTTCTTCCCTCTTGGACTACCTTGCCTGCACGGCCGCGATCCTGGTGGGCGTGGGCATCGCCGAGCGGGTCATGGGCCAGTGGCTCGCCCTCGTTGCCTTCATTGCGGGCTCAGCCCTCAGTGCCCTGGTTCTGGTGGCGCTGGTTGCTTTCGGGACCGACGCCAGCGACCAGTGGCTGAGTTTCCTGGGCGGCGAATACGTTGTGGGAGCCTACGGCGGCGCTGCCGCCACTTTGGGATGCGCGACGGCGGCACTTGACGCGCTGTGGCGACGGAGACTGCGGACGTGGTTGCTGGCCGCCACGCTGATGTTCGCCCTGTTCGTCGGCGTCGCCCAAACACTCCAGGCACTGGCTGGAGCGGTAATCGGCATACTGGCCGGCTGGGCCGTCCAGTCGCTGGTCCTCCGGCGCCGGGCAGGATCATTGCATTCTTCATCTCTCCGCGAGACGCGCTTCCTGGTGGGCACGGTGGTGGGTGTCTTCGCAGTAGGACCTTTGCTCACACAACTCACCGGCACGTGGGAAATCGGGCCACTCTCGGTCGTTTCCGAGGTGATGCTCCAGGCCAGTCCCGACGCCGACGAAGTCAAGGAAGCCTGTAACAACGACACCAATTGCGTCACGCTGCAAAGCATCGTGGGTGTTCAGAGCTTCGGCGCAGCCATTCTGACGCTGATTCCGGTCCTCCTGCTGCTGGTTTGCGCCGAGGGTCTCCGCCGTGGCCGCCGGCTCGCCTACCGCCTGACACTCGTGATCCAGGCGTACCTGGCAGCGGTGACGGTCCTGTCGATCATCCAGTACATCACTGATCCGGACGTCGCCCTGGGCGATGACGATTTCGGCTACCTCCTGCTTTATGCAGTCCCGGCGGTCCTAGCACCGGTGATCATCGTGGCCTTGCTGTTGGCCAACCGCCACAAGTTCCGGGTGGAGTCCAGCGACGCCGGATACCGGGTCCTGGGCAGGACCTCCCTGATCCTGGCCGTCGCCGCGATTGTTCTCTATGTGGCGTTCTGGTTTGTCGAAGGCAACCCGGGACGTTCCACGCTGTGGGACCTTGCGGGGCAGCTGACCCACATCCTGGTTCCTTTCCCTGTCCCCTTTGTGGTGGCCCTCCCCCAAGGCCTGTTGAGCACGGTGGTGTACGGGCTTGGCGGGGACATCATCTGGCTTTGCATCCTGGTACTGGTCCTGAACAACTTCCGACGGTTCAGGATGCTGGCCACCGATCCGGCCGCAGACCTCGGCCACACCCGCGAGTTGCTCCATGATGGTGGCGGCACCCTGTCCTGGATGGCGTTGTGGGACAACAACCAGTACTGGTTCACGCCGGACCGGAAGGCCGGCGTCGCCTATCAGGTGCACAACGGCGTGGCGTTGACGGTTGCGGGCCCCTTCGGGGCTGAAGAGCACCACGCGGATGCAGCCACGGGGTTCCTGAAGCACTGCGCCGGCCTGGGACTCATCCCATGCTTTTATTCGGCCACCGAAGAGCTCGACGCCCCTCTCGAACCACGGGGATTCCGCAAGCTGGAAGTGGCGGAAGAAACCCTTTTGAACGTCCAGGCCATGACCTTCAAGGGCAAGGAATGGCAGAACGTGCGCACCGCCCTGAACCGAGCAGAGAAGTTGTCCATCAAGGACCACTGGTATCCCTACCAGGGGATGCCGCCGGGAGTCAGGGCCCAACTTCCAGAGATCTCCGAGGAGTGGGTCGCGGACAAAGCCCTGCCGGAAATGGGATTCACCCTGGGAGGCCTCAATGAGCTGAAAGATCCCGAAGTCCTCTGTTGCGTGGCCGTGGACGATGAGGGCTTGGTCCATGGAGTCACGAGTTGGTTGCCCGTGTTCCGCAACGGCGTCATCTCGGGATGGACTTTGGATTTCATGCGAAGACGCACCACCGGGTTCAAGGGCGTCATGGAATTCCTGATCGCCTCGGCCGTGACCCACTTCAAGGAAGAAGTCCCGCAAATCTCGCTGTCCGGCTCGCCCTTGGCCAACGCCGGGGCTGACGGCGCCGAAGGGGACCGAAGCTCCCTGGACCGCGTCCTGGCGCTGCTCGGCAATGCCCTGGAGCCGATGTACGGATTCAAGTCCCTGGCAGCCTTCAAGTCACGGTTCCAGCCCGAGCACCGGACCCTGTACATGTACTACCAGGACCCCTTGGCCTTGCCATCCATTGGTATCGCTGTTGGTTCTGCCTACCTGCCGGGCCTCTCCCCCGCGCAGAGTGCCGGCCTCCTGCGGCAAATGGTCGCCAGGGAGCCCGCAGCATGA
- a CDS encoding glycine zipper domain-containing protein, with amino-acid sequence MTRKPHRNGRGLFLGALLGATAGALIGRAAGSALFGAILGAVIGAAILYRVNPGPWKRD; translated from the coding sequence ATGACCAGGAAACCGCACCGCAACGGCAGGGGCCTCTTTCTCGGCGCCCTGCTTGGCGCCACTGCCGGCGCGCTCATCGGCCGTGCCGCAGGAAGTGCCCTGTTCGGCGCGATTCTCGGTGCCGTGATTGGCGCCGCCATCCTTTACCGGGTGAACCCCGGCCCCTGGAAACGGGACTAG
- a CDS encoding multidrug effflux MFS transporter yields the protein MIVTSPIAPGDSLSRREKLVYILLLGALTALGPFTIDLYLPAFPALEESFDVSAAAIQLTLTGTTVGFGLGQLVVGPFSDKVGRRLPLILATALHIGSSFGAALATDIGMLSLFRVLMGIGAAGGGVVAMAMVRDLFHGYSMVRMFSRMSLVNGLAPILAPVIGSQLLLVFPWPGIFYFLAAYGLLVILASIFFIRETLPAAQRGKSTITVGQRYKSVLTDRIFVGMVLVGSLNFGGLFAYLSASTFLFQDVYGFSPQQYGLLFGINSLGIVAGVQISSRLIRRVAPQWIVAGATLFMLFAALLIVVLDLLHAGLWGILIPLWFYICATGFMFPCVQVLSLANHGAQAGTAASLLGASQFMMAGIVPPVVGWLGVSSAVPMGSVMAVCITGAIAALWIVVRPRTVPSIH from the coding sequence ATGATCGTGACCTCTCCCATTGCTCCGGGCGACTCCCTGAGCCGACGCGAAAAACTTGTCTACATTCTCCTGCTGGGTGCACTGACTGCGCTGGGTCCCTTCACGATCGACCTTTACCTCCCGGCGTTCCCGGCGCTGGAGGAGAGTTTCGACGTTTCGGCTGCGGCCATCCAGCTCACCCTGACGGGAACCACCGTAGGCTTCGGGCTTGGCCAACTGGTGGTGGGTCCCTTCAGCGACAAAGTGGGGCGCCGGCTTCCGCTGATACTGGCCACCGCCCTCCACATCGGTTCCTCGTTCGGTGCAGCGCTGGCAACAGACATCGGGATGCTGTCCCTGTTCCGCGTCCTCATGGGCATCGGCGCCGCAGGCGGCGGTGTAGTGGCCATGGCCATGGTCAGGGACCTCTTCCACGGCTATTCCATGGTCCGCATGTTTTCGAGGATGTCACTGGTCAACGGCCTGGCTCCCATCCTTGCCCCCGTTATCGGATCCCAGTTGCTGTTGGTCTTCCCATGGCCCGGTATTTTCTACTTCCTGGCCGCCTACGGGCTGCTGGTGATCCTTGCCTCCATCTTCTTCATCCGGGAGACGCTGCCCGCAGCCCAGCGCGGCAAATCCACCATCACGGTGGGACAGCGCTACAAATCGGTCCTTACGGACCGGATCTTCGTGGGCATGGTGCTGGTGGGAAGCCTGAACTTCGGTGGTTTGTTCGCTTACCTTTCCGCGTCCACTTTCCTGTTCCAGGACGTCTACGGATTCTCGCCGCAGCAATACGGGCTCCTGTTCGGCATCAATTCGCTGGGCATTGTTGCGGGTGTACAGATCAGTTCACGCTTGATCAGGCGGGTGGCCCCGCAGTGGATTGTTGCCGGGGCAACATTGTTCATGCTCTTCGCTGCCCTCCTCATCGTGGTGCTTGACCTCTTGCACGCCGGCCTCTGGGGCATCCTCATTCCGTTGTGGTTCTATATCTGTGCCACCGGGTTCATGTTCCCCTGCGTCCAGGTCCTGTCACTCGCCAATCACGGCGCCCAGGCAGGCACCGCTGCGTCCCTCCTCGGGGCATCACAGTTCATGATGGCCGGAATTGTCCCGCCGGTAGTGGGTTGGCTGGGCGTCAGTTCCGCTGTTCCCATGGGCTCCGTCATGGCGGTGTGCATCACGGGGGCCATCGCCGCACTCTGGATTGTGGTCCGGCCCCGCACCGTGCCCTCCATCCATTAG
- a CDS encoding phage holin family protein: MSGRHTGRTSQGPAIRTLPKTLKLVARLAPRQINDEIALAKVELKRKATQVGIAGAFFGVALAFLALLVIALVVAAILGLATIMPGWLAALIVAAFFLVIVAIASLIGIAKFKKAMPLVPEDTIRGIKHDLGIAKEGSAFDESILDPNSPAAKAAKAEKEAAAEKAKAEKAAKEAAKEADAVKAPTEAELRSRLKKRREHLTGVRDELGEQLDVKKQGQALLNSAGGKFQEGREFAAAKFADLGDAVPESLTERLAARWKDLAAFATAAVVFVVALRKLLKK, from the coding sequence ATGAGTGGACGTCACACCGGCCGGACCAGTCAAGGACCTGCCATTCGTACTTTGCCGAAGACCCTCAAGCTCGTTGCACGGTTGGCCCCACGGCAAATCAACGACGAAATTGCCTTGGCCAAGGTGGAACTCAAACGCAAGGCCACCCAGGTTGGAATAGCCGGCGCCTTCTTTGGCGTGGCCCTTGCCTTCCTTGCGCTGTTGGTGATCGCCCTCGTTGTTGCCGCCATTCTGGGGCTGGCAACCATCATGCCGGGATGGCTCGCGGCGCTGATCGTCGCAGCGTTCTTCTTGGTGATCGTGGCCATTGCATCCCTGATTGGAATCGCCAAGTTCAAGAAGGCCATGCCCCTGGTGCCCGAGGACACCATCCGGGGCATCAAGCACGATCTTGGAATTGCCAAAGAGGGCTCTGCCTTCGATGAGTCCATCCTCGATCCCAACTCGCCCGCTGCCAAGGCGGCCAAGGCCGAGAAGGAAGCTGCAGCGGAGAAGGCCAAGGCAGAGAAGGCTGCGAAGGAAGCCGCCAAGGAAGCGGACGCCGTCAAGGCACCCACGGAAGCGGAGCTTCGCTCGCGCCTGAAGAAGCGCCGCGAACACCTGACGGGGGTCCGCGACGAGCTCGGCGAGCAGTTGGACGTCAAGAAGCAGGGGCAGGCCCTGCTGAACAGTGCCGGCGGAAAGTTCCAGGAGGGTAGGGAGTTCGCTGCGGCGAAGTTTGCCGACCTCGGAGACGCCGTCCCCGAAAGCCTCACCGAACGGCTCGCCGCCCGGTGGAAGGACCTGGCCGCTTTTGCCACTGCTGCCGTGGTCTTCGTTGTTGCCCTGCGGAAGCTGCTGAAAAAGTAG
- a CDS encoding CDP-alcohol phosphatidyltransferase family protein, whose protein sequence is MKLIGAGSNPDRPQVDHDLIFTVPNILTVLRFMGVPLFVWLVLSEQEYGFAVLVLVIMGSTDWVDGYIARRFDQTSKLGRILDPMADRAALLAVAFTLAIAGVVQWWYLAALLVPDAILAIASLIYFRSHPDLPVSVIGKIRTALLLLGTPLLVLSKLPIPFTEVYFVAAWTFLGFGLLGHWIAAYNYFWAILRKGKELKNDDGGHG, encoded by the coding sequence GTGAAATTGATCGGTGCTGGTTCGAACCCTGACCGGCCGCAGGTTGACCACGACCTCATCTTCACTGTCCCCAACATCCTCACGGTCCTCCGCTTCATGGGGGTCCCGCTGTTCGTGTGGCTCGTTTTGTCGGAGCAGGAGTACGGCTTCGCGGTCCTGGTACTTGTGATCATGGGCAGCACCGACTGGGTTGATGGCTACATCGCCAGGCGGTTCGACCAGACCTCCAAGCTGGGCCGCATCCTGGATCCCATGGCCGATCGGGCCGCGCTGCTGGCCGTTGCCTTCACGTTGGCGATTGCCGGCGTCGTGCAGTGGTGGTACCTGGCCGCGCTGCTGGTTCCGGACGCCATCCTGGCCATTGCTTCATTGATCTACTTCCGCAGCCACCCGGACCTTCCAGTGAGCGTCATTGGGAAAATCCGCACGGCGCTGTTGCTGCTCGGCACTCCGTTGCTTGTCCTCTCCAAATTGCCCATCCCGTTCACTGAGGTCTACTTCGTTGCCGCCTGGACGTTTCTGGGCTTCGGGCTGCTGGGACACTGGATTGCGGCCTACAACTATTTCTGGGCCATCTTGCGTAAGGGAAAAGAACTGAAAAACGACGACGGCGGACACGGCTGA
- a CDS encoding DMT family transporter codes for MVWLAVFLAVLGAFFLAIGAQRQGSAVKADTGGLALSSNGFLRLLRNPRWMLGLLFLTLGMGMNAIALVSAPLTVVQPIGAIALVITTVVNAKDQGLSINRATVVAISACVTGSALFVLLAVFVTQENHHVTSEDELTIVLLLALAVGIFGTLAVLFKHRMSAFVYILGAGVLFGFVAVLTRIIGKHLLDPNGLFLLNVQWYTLIAIVAAGGLGSWFVQSAYSGGPPDLVIAGLTVIDPMVGIAIGIVILGELRPDVHAVMAIAMAVAATLAIVGVIALSRHHPEVTKRKKDAKAAAAKKA; via the coding sequence ATGGTCTGGTTGGCGGTTTTCCTTGCGGTCCTTGGTGCCTTCTTCCTCGCCATAGGCGCCCAACGGCAGGGCAGCGCAGTCAAAGCCGACACCGGTGGCCTGGCGCTGAGCTCCAACGGTTTCCTGAGGCTGCTGCGGAATCCCCGCTGGATGCTCGGGCTGCTGTTCCTTACCCTCGGAATGGGGATGAACGCCATCGCCCTGGTTTCTGCACCGCTCACCGTGGTGCAGCCCATTGGTGCCATTGCGCTGGTGATCACCACGGTGGTCAATGCCAAGGACCAGGGTCTGAGCATTAACCGTGCAACTGTGGTGGCCATCAGCGCATGTGTCACGGGCTCGGCATTGTTCGTGTTGCTGGCCGTCTTCGTCACGCAGGAGAACCATCACGTCACCAGCGAGGACGAGCTGACCATTGTTCTCCTTCTCGCTCTGGCCGTGGGAATCTTCGGAACTTTGGCCGTGCTGTTCAAACACCGCATGAGTGCCTTCGTCTACATCCTGGGTGCTGGTGTCCTGTTCGGCTTTGTTGCCGTCCTGACCCGCATCATCGGCAAGCACCTGCTGGATCCCAACGGGTTGTTCCTGCTCAACGTCCAGTGGTACACCCTCATAGCCATCGTGGCCGCCGGGGGATTGGGATCCTGGTTCGTGCAAAGTGCCTACTCCGGCGGCCCACCGGACCTCGTCATCGCCGGTTTGACCGTTATTGACCCGATGGTGGGCATCGCCATCGGCATCGTGATCCTCGGTGAGCTTCGTCCCGATGTCCACGCCGTGATGGCTATCGCCATGGCTGTGGCCGCAACGCTTGCTATCGTGGGAGTTATTGCCCTGAGCCGGCACCATCCGGAAGTCACCAAACGCAAGAAGGACGCAAAGGCGGCTGCCGCCAAGAAGGCCTAG
- a CDS encoding glycosyltransferase: MTIPDTNKPLTLLIAADTYPPHVNGAAQFGYRLAKGMTARGHNVHVLACRPDTGKSFTEFRDEATVHRLRSHGVFTHEYFRICFPWEIKKEISLLFDKVQPDVVHIQSHYMIGEHVLYEAVKRGIRVIATNHFMPENLNPFLPFPQWFKDIVGRISWKDMGKVMSQADVVTTPTPLAAKAMHQHAFLRKVLPLSNGIDSSAYELQPGETIEPHAHPTVLFAGRLAEEKHVNVLIDAVAKTSPALNVHLEIVGGGEVRPALEAQVAKLGLGDRVRFLGLASDEDLREAYIKADIFCMPGTAELQSLVTLEAMSASTPVLLANAMALPHLVRDGENGYLFTPNNSDELAAKITKLVELPKHELEAMGKLSREMVEPHSINGTLQTFEDLYRGASYEDKVV; encoded by the coding sequence GTGACCATTCCCGACACCAACAAGCCCCTCACTCTTCTGATTGCTGCGGACACTTACCCGCCGCATGTCAACGGTGCCGCGCAGTTTGGCTACCGCCTGGCCAAGGGAATGACGGCACGAGGACACAACGTCCACGTGTTGGCCTGCCGTCCGGACACGGGCAAGAGCTTCACGGAGTTCCGCGACGAAGCCACTGTTCACCGGCTCCGTTCCCATGGCGTTTTCACCCATGAGTACTTCCGCATTTGCTTCCCTTGGGAGATCAAGAAGGAAATCAGCCTGCTGTTCGACAAAGTCCAGCCGGATGTCGTCCACATCCAAAGCCATTACATGATTGGCGAGCACGTTCTGTACGAGGCCGTTAAGCGTGGCATCCGTGTTATTGCCACCAACCACTTCATGCCGGAAAACCTGAATCCCTTCCTGCCGTTCCCCCAGTGGTTCAAGGACATCGTTGGCCGCATCTCCTGGAAGGACATGGGCAAGGTGATGAGCCAGGCCGATGTGGTCACCACGCCTACGCCCCTCGCTGCCAAGGCCATGCACCAACACGCGTTCCTGCGTAAGGTCCTGCCGCTCTCCAACGGCATTGACTCCTCGGCTTACGAACTCCAGCCTGGTGAGACCATCGAGCCGCACGCCCACCCTACGGTGCTGTTTGCCGGACGTCTTGCCGAAGAAAAGCATGTGAACGTCCTGATCGATGCCGTGGCCAAGACGTCCCCGGCGTTGAATGTCCACCTGGAGATTGTGGGGGGCGGCGAAGTCCGTCCCGCCCTTGAGGCGCAGGTAGCAAAGCTGGGGCTGGGGGACAGGGTCAGGTTCCTGGGACTCGCCAGCGACGAAGATTTGCGCGAGGCCTACATCAAGGCCGACATTTTCTGCATGCCCGGAACAGCTGAGCTCCAGTCGCTGGTGACCCTGGAAGCCATGTCTGCTTCCACTCCGGTGCTGTTGGCCAATGCCATGGCCTTGCCGCATCTGGTCCGTGATGGTGAGAACGGCTATCTCTTCACGCCGAACAACAGCGATGAACTGGCAGCCAAAATCACCAAGCTGGTGGAGCTTCCCAAGCATGAGCTGGAAGCCATGGGCAAGTTGAGCCGCGAGATGGTGGAGCCCCACAGTATCAACGGCACGCTCCAGACGTTCGAGGACCTCTACCGTGGGGCTTCCTACGAGGACAAGGTGGTGTGA
- a CDS encoding acyl-CoA dehydrogenase family protein, translated as MSNAAFDATNLPYADGDFYAFEQMLTGKEQDRLAEVREFLAREVKPIAVDCWNRGEFPMDLIPKLGELDLVSPVRRQGYSNLFAGMLHAEVTRADASIATFMGVHDGLFTGSIEALASQEQKDAWLPDIYSLKKIGAFGLTEPLGGSDVAGGTRTTAKRDGDTWILNGAKRWIGNATFSDWVVIYAKDVADNQVKAFLVDTALPGFSATKIENKISLRTVQNADIVLDNVVVPDFFKLANGNSFRDTNKVLKVTRLAVAWQAVGLQMAAFDVARSYAVERQQFGRPLAAFQLVQNQLVQILGNTVASMGMMVRLAQLEDAGVAKDEQSALAKAFTTARMRESVALGRSILGGNGIVTDYGMAKIFSDAEAIYSYEGTHEINTLVTGRAITGVSAIV; from the coding sequence ATGTCCAACGCCGCATTCGACGCCACCAACCTTCCTTATGCCGACGGCGACTTCTATGCCTTTGAGCAGATGCTGACAGGCAAAGAGCAGGACCGCCTGGCCGAGGTCCGCGAATTCCTGGCCCGTGAGGTCAAGCCCATTGCCGTGGATTGCTGGAACCGTGGGGAGTTCCCCATGGACCTCATTCCCAAGCTCGGCGAACTGGACCTTGTCAGCCCTGTCCGCCGTCAGGGGTACTCCAATCTGTTCGCCGGAATGCTCCATGCCGAGGTGACCCGGGCGGATGCTTCCATTGCTACCTTCATGGGTGTCCACGACGGCTTGTTCACCGGCTCCATCGAAGCCCTCGCTTCCCAGGAGCAGAAGGATGCCTGGCTTCCGGATATCTATTCGCTCAAGAAGATCGGAGCTTTCGGCCTCACTGAACCGTTGGGTGGCTCCGATGTTGCCGGCGGCACCAGGACCACGGCAAAGCGCGACGGCGACACCTGGATCCTCAACGGTGCCAAGCGGTGGATCGGCAACGCTACTTTCTCCGACTGGGTAGTGATCTATGCCAAGGACGTGGCCGACAACCAGGTAAAGGCGTTTTTGGTGGACACCGCGCTGCCAGGCTTCTCCGCGACCAAGATCGAGAACAAGATCTCCCTTCGTACGGTCCAGAACGCGGACATCGTTCTGGATAACGTTGTGGTGCCGGACTTCTTCAAACTTGCCAACGGCAACAGCTTCCGGGACACCAACAAGGTCCTCAAGGTCACGCGTTTGGCTGTCGCGTGGCAGGCGGTGGGGCTTCAGATGGCAGCTTTCGACGTCGCCCGGAGCTACGCCGTGGAGCGTCAGCAGTTCGGACGGCCGCTGGCCGCGTTCCAGTTGGTGCAGAACCAGTTGGTCCAGATCCTCGGGAACACCGTTGCTTCCATGGGCATGATGGTCCGTCTGGCCCAACTCGAAGACGCAGGAGTCGCCAAGGATGAGCAGTCAGCCTTGGCCAAGGCGTTCACCACCGCACGCATGCGCGAAAGTGTCGCCCTGGGCCGCAGCATCCTGGGTGGCAACGGGATCGTCACGGACTACGGGATGGCCAAGATCTTCTCCGATGCCGAGGCCATTTACTCTTACGAGGGCACGCACGAGATCAACACGCTGGTCACCGGCCGGGCCATTACGGGCGTTTCGGCCATCGTCTAG